In a single window of the Candidatus Omnitrophota bacterium genome:
- a CDS encoding polysaccharide biosynthesis protein, with translation TGAGGSIGAELCRQIMGYGPRQLVLIDSSEYNLYAVDAELQEAYGPGRHAAVLANIQSQKTMDGIFAAYRPEIVFHAAAYKHVPLMEENAPEAVKNNIWGTQNVAVLAAKHQAERFVLISTDKAVNPVNLMGASKRVAEMVVQSMTGRSQTVFSSVRFGNVLDSRGSVLPLFKKQIAQGGPVTVTHPEVVRYFMTIPEAVQLVLTAGAMARGGETFVLEMGKPVKILDMAKSLIRLSGLVPYKDIDIKIIGLRPGEKLYEELLTAGKGIQETLSERIFVDALEARDHESLFESVEALWQLANANDVQGILTRLQELVPEFHPKALAVSAASGPEDLLAL, from the coding sequence CACCGGGGCGGGCGGCTCCATCGGGGCGGAATTGTGCCGGCAGATCATGGGTTATGGCCCCAGGCAGCTCGTTCTGATAGACAGTTCCGAGTACAACCTCTATGCCGTGGACGCGGAGCTGCAAGAGGCCTATGGCCCGGGCCGGCATGCAGCGGTCCTGGCCAATATTCAGTCGCAAAAGACCATGGACGGCATCTTCGCCGCTTACCGGCCGGAGATCGTCTTTCATGCCGCGGCCTATAAGCACGTGCCCTTAATGGAGGAGAATGCGCCCGAGGCGGTCAAGAACAATATCTGGGGCACCCAGAATGTGGCTGTGCTGGCGGCCAAGCACCAGGCTGAGCGCTTTGTGCTGATTTCAACAGACAAGGCCGTGAACCCGGTGAATTTGATGGGGGCCAGCAAACGGGTGGCCGAAATGGTGGTGCAGAGCATGACCGGCCGCTCTCAAACGGTTTTCAGCTCTGTGCGGTTCGGGAATGTGCTGGACAGCAGGGGAAGTGTCTTGCCGCTTTTCAAAAAGCAAATTGCACAAGGCGGTCCGGTTACGGTCACACACCCGGAGGTGGTGCGCTATTTCATGACCATTCCCGAGGCCGTGCAGCTGGTGCTTACAGCCGGGGCCATGGCCCGGGGCGGGGAGACCTTTGTGCTGGAGATGGGCAAACCGGTCAAGATCCTGGACATGGCCAAGTCTTTGATCCGGCTTTCCGGCCTTGTGCCCTACAAAGACATCGACATCAAGATCATCGGGTTAAGGCCGGGCGAGAAGCTCTACGAGGAGCTGCTTACCGCGGGAAAGGGTATCCAAGAGACCCTTTCCGAACGCATTTTTGTCGATGCGCTGGAAGCGCGCGACCACGAGTCCTTATTTGAGAGCGTGGAGGCATTGTGGCAACTGGCAAACGCGAATGACGTGCAAGGAATTTTGACCAGACTCCAAGAACTGGTCCCTGAATTTCATCCCAAGGCCCTTGCCGTCAGCGCGGCTTCCGGGCCGGAAGATCTACTTGCGCTTTAA
- a CDS encoding DUF2304 domain-containing protein: MQAKPFAIVIALFVFLGVILLIRRHRMTLKYALFWLCTSTMVLFLAINDGLLFWFKDLFGFVLASNFIFFLSTVFLVVLSLMLTVYVNQQNDRAEILAQKVGILEHEIKELKRK; the protein is encoded by the coding sequence GTGCAAGCTAAACCCTTTGCAATCGTCATTGCCCTGTTCGTTTTTCTGGGTGTGATCCTGTTGATCCGGCGTCACCGGATGACCCTGAAGTACGCGCTTTTCTGGCTCTGCACCTCGACGATGGTCCTTTTCCTCGCAATCAACGACGGGTTGCTTTTCTGGTTCAAGGATCTTTTCGGCTTTGTGCTGGCCAGCAACTTTATTTTCTTCCTGAGCACCGTGTTTCTGGTAGTCCTGTCCCTCATGCTGACGGTGTATGTGAACCAGCAGAATGACCGGGCCGAGATCCTGGCTCAAAAAGTGGGGATTCTGGAACACGAGATCAAGGAATTAAAGCGCAAGTAG
- a CDS encoding glycosyltransferase family 2 protein, with translation MDESKVLVVIPAYNEGRIIRHVVQEILQHYPECTVLVVNDGSSDNTAAEAIKAGAKLVSLPFNLGIGGAVQTGFKFAHQEGFDVVAQIDGDAQHDPLYLASILEPVLSGELDLCIGSRFLNQDSGFKSTFLRRFGIRFFSVLLSRLTGVPLSDPTSGFRACNKKLLSSFASYYPMDFPEPEAIQVAKRLGARIGERPVVMRTRLGGISSIRYFTTLYYMVKVTLAILIDTLREKSSQEDTRAS, from the coding sequence ATGGATGAATCCAAAGTTCTTGTTGTCATTCCGGCCTATAACGAAGGGCGAATCATCCGCCACGTTGTTCAAGAAATTCTTCAGCACTATCCGGAGTGCACGGTCCTGGTGGTGAACGACGGCTCCTCCGACAATACCGCGGCCGAAGCCATCAAGGCCGGGGCAAAACTTGTTTCCCTGCCCTTTAACCTTGGCATCGGCGGGGCTGTTCAAACTGGGTTCAAGTTCGCCCATCAAGAAGGCTTTGATGTGGTCGCCCAGATTGACGGCGATGCCCAGCACGACCCGCTTTACCTGGCCTCTATTCTGGAACCCGTGCTCTCGGGAGAGCTGGACCTTTGTATCGGAAGCCGTTTTCTCAACCAGGACTCGGGGTTCAAATCCACTTTCCTGCGCCGTTTCGGGATCCGCTTCTTTTCCGTTTTGCTCAGCCGGCTTACCGGCGTTCCGCTTTCCGATCCGACTTCGGGCTTCAGGGCCTGCAACAAGAAACTCCTGTCTTCCTTTGCTTCCTATTACCCGATGGATTTTCCGGAACCCGAGGCGATCCAGGTGGCAAAACGCCTGGGCGCCCGCATCGGAGAAAGACCTGTGGTCATGCGCACCCGGCTCGGCGGAATTTCCTCCATACGATATTTTACAACCCTATACTACATGGTGAAGGTCACTCTCGCCATACTCATCGACACTCTTCGGGAGAAGTCATCGCAGGAGGATACGCGTGCAAGCTAA
- a CDS encoding class I SAM-dependent methyltransferase, translating to MLRRSLAQKLLDTLSFPLRAFLLIEKDRFGLSSLATDRFDFVAQEVQGFTLDVGCGKHNLFVSKYLKGHGKGIDLYPYEGLSEENLVSDLTRFPFDSSTFDTVTFIANLNHVPQSQRDAELSEAFRVLKPGGNIVVTMGNPLAEILTHKVVEVYDRFLGTNFDMDNQRGMHEEEAYYLLDSEIKERLVRAGFVLLRKRRFWTQWGLNHLIAGCKPQG from the coding sequence ATGCTTCGCCGCAGTCTTGCCCAGAAACTTTTGGACACCCTCAGTTTTCCGCTCCGCGCTTTCCTGCTCATCGAAAAGGACCGTTTTGGTTTGAGCTCTTTGGCCACGGACCGCTTTGATTTTGTGGCCCAAGAGGTGCAAGGCTTCACTCTGGACGTCGGGTGCGGGAAGCATAACCTATTTGTTTCCAAATACTTAAAAGGGCATGGAAAAGGGATTGATCTCTACCCGTATGAAGGCCTGAGTGAAGAAAATCTTGTGAGCGACCTCACCCGCTTTCCCTTTGATTCGTCTACCTTTGACACGGTCACCTTTATCGCAAATCTCAATCACGTGCCGCAGTCCCAGCGGGATGCCGAGTTGAGCGAGGCATTCCGGGTGCTCAAGCCCGGCGGCAATATCGTGGTGACCATGGGGAACCCCCTGGCTGAAATTCTGACGCACAAGGTGGTTGAGGTATACGACCGCTTTCTCGGGACAAACTTTGACATGGACAACCAGCGCGGCATGCACGAGGAAGAAGCCTACTATCTCCTGGACTCCGAAATCAAAGAACGCTTAGTCCGCGCCGGATTTGTGTTGCTCAGGAAGCGCCGTTTCTGGACTCAATGGGGTTTGAACCACCTGATTGCGGGCTGCAAACCGCAAGGCTGA
- a CDS encoding choice-of-anchor N protein — protein sequence MSKKCFAHPLLVLSLALLMGAGAPASAWALPTFQAYISGATAMDKFGDEDTWFSTDNPLTLYVVGAYGSNTTSLDNVTLVLATPEGESGSIGIVTLDETPSLVTVAAINSSGAANEDILTDVAGLDGYDSKEDFEVFNMNQHAPSKDDLSDFLIYNLGSFDNSESSLKNYNADDGTITATSAIGEQKEYQIAITGFTYVHFSIYGLETTVTGGSNNPKTTWKWMENPASHDATWDPPPTDTPPVPEPSTLGLLGLGFAALARRRRNRKS from the coding sequence ATGTCAAAGAAATGCTTTGCCCATCCATTGCTGGTTTTATCCCTGGCCCTGCTTATGGGTGCGGGCGCGCCGGCCTCTGCCTGGGCCCTCCCGACCTTCCAGGCCTATATTTCCGGGGCCACTGCCATGGACAAGTTCGGGGACGAGGATACCTGGTTCTCCACCGACAATCCTCTCACCTTATATGTGGTAGGCGCATACGGTTCCAACACCACTTCCCTGGACAATGTCACCTTGGTTTTAGCCACTCCGGAAGGTGAATCCGGGAGTATCGGGATTGTCACTTTGGACGAAACCCCCAGCTTGGTTACAGTGGCCGCGATAAACTCCTCTGGAGCAGCCAATGAAGACATTTTAACCGATGTGGCTGGTTTGGACGGGTACGACAGCAAGGAAGACTTCGAAGTTTTCAATATGAACCAGCATGCGCCTTCTAAAGACGATCTCTCTGATTTCCTGATTTACAACCTGGGAAGCTTTGATAATTCCGAGTCCTCCTTGAAAAACTACAACGCTGACGACGGAACAATCACCGCCACTTCGGCGATTGGCGAGCAAAAAGAATACCAGATCGCAATCACCGGCTTCACCTACGTGCACTTCAGTATCTACGGACTGGAGACCACCGTTACCGGGGGATCCAACAATCCGAAGACAACCTGGAAGTGGATGGAAAACCCCGCTTCACACGATGCGACCTGGGACCCTCCCCCGACCGATACGCCGCCTGTTCCCGAGCCCTCGACCTTGGGCCTGCTTGGACTGGGCTTTGCCGCCTTGGCGCGACGGCGCCGCAACCGCAAGTCCTAA
- a CDS encoding bacteriophage holin, with protein MKLSVKGLGLACGILWAVAVFLVGICNQFVPAYGGLFLQLVDSIYPGYHAGGGYSSVVIGSLYAFLDALIGGALFAWLYNKLAK; from the coding sequence ATGAAGCTATCGGTCAAGGGCCTCGGACTCGCGTGCGGAATTCTTTGGGCAGTAGCGGTTTTCTTGGTCGGAATTTGCAACCAATTTGTTCCTGCCTACGGCGGGCTGTTTCTGCAGCTTGTGGACTCCATCTATCCCGGTTACCATGCGGGCGGAGGTTACAGCAGCGTGGTCATCGGCAGTTTGTACGCCTTTTTGGACGCACTGATCGGAGGCGCTCTCTTTGCCTGGCTCTACAACAAACTGGCAAAGTAA
- a CDS encoding OsmC family protein, with protein sequence MQALPHHYEVQAKGEPEGDILVESRGLPDLNTAAPAHFDGPGDKWSPEHLLTAAVANCFILTFRALARGFKLEWKSLQVETEGTLDKVEKQMRFTGFQIKARLAVPAGTDPDKARRILEKAEQGCLITNSLACDSHLHAEVTEK encoded by the coding sequence ATGCAAGCATTGCCCCATCATTATGAAGTCCAGGCTAAGGGAGAGCCGGAGGGAGACATTCTTGTGGAGTCCCGGGGACTCCCTGATCTGAATACTGCAGCGCCGGCGCATTTCGACGGGCCCGGGGACAAGTGGTCTCCCGAACATCTATTGACCGCGGCCGTGGCGAATTGTTTTATACTGACTTTCAGGGCATTGGCCCGGGGCTTCAAGCTCGAATGGAAATCTTTGCAGGTGGAAACCGAGGGGACCTTGGACAAAGTGGAGAAGCAAATGCGCTTTACCGGGTTTCAAATCAAGGCCAGGTTGGCGGTCCCGGCCGGCACTGATCCGGACAAAGCCAGGCGTATTCTGGAAAAAGCCGAGCAAGGCTGCCTGATCACAAATTCCTTGGCCTGCGACTCTCACTTACATGCTGAAGTCACGGAGAAGTAG
- a CDS encoding response regulator — translation MDKKRILAVDDAPSVTQTLKTALEGTGHFEVREVNEPAQAIPAALSFRPDLILLDYMMPDLDGGTIAAYLQADASLKRIPVIFVTDMVQEGEEEALGEVLGGYPFVPKSAGIEAVIRAVESKLR, via the coding sequence ATGGACAAAAAGCGTATCCTGGCAGTGGATGATGCCCCGTCCGTCACGCAAACGCTCAAAACAGCGCTGGAGGGGACCGGGCATTTTGAAGTGCGCGAAGTCAACGAGCCGGCCCAAGCTATTCCGGCCGCGCTTTCCTTCAGGCCGGACCTGATCCTCCTCGACTATATGATGCCGGATCTGGACGGGGGAACGATTGCGGCCTATCTTCAAGCGGACGCCTCTCTCAAGCGGATCCCGGTCATCTTCGTGACCGACATGGTGCAAGAGGGCGAGGAAGAGGCACTGGGCGAGGTCTTGGGCGGCTATCCCTTTGTGCCCAAGTCTGCGGGCATCGAGGCCGTGATCCGGGCAGTTGAATCAAAACTCAGATAA
- a CDS encoding nucleoside monophosphate kinase, translating into MHKYVIMGVQGCGKGTQASRLAQDFDFVHISVGDIFRWNIRQHTKLAAKINEIVSSGRLVPDEIVQEIVGGRLDQHDWNYGFILDGFPRNPSQAQFLLDRYEIDSVIHIDVPDEIVLRRVLARRHCSQCKQDYNLVFSPPKVADTCDLCQGTLVARADDTEAAVRNRLQDYHTQTEPVLDVFREKGLVVTVDGANSVDEVQTAIRAQLGLANSQTAY; encoded by the coding sequence ATGCACAAGTATGTGATTATGGGCGTTCAGGGTTGCGGAAAGGGCACGCAGGCAAGCCGGCTTGCGCAGGACTTTGATTTTGTGCACATCAGTGTGGGGGATATTTTTCGATGGAATATCCGGCAGCACACCAAACTTGCCGCAAAGATCAACGAAATTGTTTCCTCGGGCAGGCTTGTGCCCGATGAAATCGTTCAGGAGATTGTCGGCGGCCGCCTGGATCAGCATGACTGGAACTACGGATTCATTCTGGACGGTTTCCCTAGAAATCCCTCCCAAGCCCAGTTTCTTCTCGACCGCTATGAAATTGACTCCGTCATCCACATTGATGTGCCGGATGAAATCGTCCTCCGGAGAGTTCTGGCCCGGCGCCACTGCAGCCAGTGCAAGCAGGACTACAATCTGGTTTTCAGCCCGCCCAAAGTCGCGGACACCTGCGATCTTTGTCAGGGAACCCTTGTTGCGCGCGCGGACGACACAGAAGCCGCGGTGCGCAACCGCCTTCAGGATTACCACACCCAAACCGAACCGGTCCTGGATGTCTTCCGGGAAAAAGGCCTTGTCGTTACGGTTGACGGCGCAAACAGCGTGGATGAAGTTCAGACCGCCATCCGGGCTCAGCTAGGGCTTGCTAACTCGCAAACTGCTTATTAA
- a CDS encoding AI-2E family transporter, producing the protein MNDNRVSIALLGTLTLIAVGFVLKAAQSVIVPLFIAVLLSFLLAPAVDQMARRRIPRWLAITAVLIMVFAIGYVTVMFLNQRVAAFTDAFPRYHAKLMELISTVTERFNMSDDPLADIQWGQTIGGWLVTLSGSVVSILSNFVLIMIFTVFMLSGEPYFRAKVEKAFSQGPAKQIAQVISSISRQISRYLWVQFLISFATGLLVWIALSLIGVDFAVTWGALAFLLNFIPTIGSIIASIPPILLALVQFYPSLWPAIAALSALLTIQMVIGNGIAPKVLGDSLNLSPVVVLISLLFWGWLWGFVGALLSVPIAAGIKIVCENVEGLRPISVMMGSGKTYAPDTGSD; encoded by the coding sequence GTGAACGATAATCGCGTCTCGATTGCACTGCTGGGCACACTGACTCTTATTGCAGTGGGATTTGTGCTCAAGGCAGCCCAGTCTGTGATCGTGCCCCTCTTTATCGCCGTCCTGCTTTCCTTCCTTCTTGCTCCCGCTGTGGACCAAATGGCCAGGCGGAGAATCCCCCGGTGGTTAGCCATTACCGCAGTGCTCATCATGGTCTTCGCTATCGGCTATGTGACCGTCATGTTTTTGAACCAGCGCGTCGCGGCCTTTACCGATGCCTTCCCCAGATATCACGCCAAGTTAATGGAGCTGATCAGCACGGTGACCGAGAGATTCAACATGTCTGACGACCCACTGGCTGACATTCAGTGGGGACAAACAATCGGCGGCTGGCTGGTCACACTTTCGGGTTCAGTGGTGTCCATTCTTTCAAATTTTGTTCTGATCATGATCTTTACAGTTTTCATGCTTTCCGGTGAACCGTATTTCCGCGCTAAAGTCGAGAAGGCCTTCAGCCAAGGGCCTGCCAAGCAGATTGCGCAAGTCATCAGCTCCATTTCGCGGCAAATATCCCGGTACCTTTGGGTTCAATTCTTGATCAGCTTTGCCACAGGCCTTCTGGTTTGGATCGCGCTCTCACTCATCGGGGTGGACTTCGCCGTTACCTGGGGGGCGCTGGCCTTCCTTCTGAACTTCATTCCAACCATCGGATCGATTATCGCCTCGATCCCTCCCATCCTATTGGCGCTGGTCCAGTTTTATCCCAGTCTCTGGCCTGCAATAGCCGCCTTATCGGCCTTGCTCACGATCCAGATGGTCATCGGGAACGGAATCGCTCCCAAGGTTTTGGGGGATAGCCTGAATCTGAGCCCGGTGGTCGTGCTCATCTCCCTGCTTTTTTGGGGGTGGCTCTGGGGTTTTGTCGGAGCCCTGCTCTCAGTGCCTATTGCCGCGGGAATCAAAATTGTGTGTGAAAATGTGGAGGGTCTCCGGCCGATCAGCGTCATGATGGGCTCCGGCAAGACCTATGCACCTGATACGGGGAGTGATTAA
- a CDS encoding DUF4404 family protein yields MSPDALNKLLAELKSQIASLEGVDNQKRARLDGLVEALEKSARNPADSEESGKLRDSLNESIVVLEGTHPRLTQVLNRIVELLLDIGL; encoded by the coding sequence ATGAGTCCGGATGCACTAAACAAACTGTTGGCTGAACTAAAATCTCAAATTGCCTCGCTGGAGGGCGTGGACAACCAAAAGCGGGCGCGCCTGGACGGCTTAGTTGAAGCCCTGGAAAAAAGCGCCCGGAATCCGGCGGATTCCGAAGAGAGCGGAAAGCTGCGGGATTCTTTGAATGAATCCATTGTTGTGCTCGAGGGAACCCATCCGCGGCTCACGCAAGTCCTGAATCGAATTGTCGAACTTCTGCTAGATATCGGACTGTGA
- the msrA gene encoding peptide-methionine (S)-S-oxide reductase MsrA → MKRLILGLMVLTLTWHIGTPAGAQPERGVWVEKAIFAGGCFWCMQPPYDEIPGVLSTTVGYTGGDLPDPSYEQVCTGKTGHAEAVEIEYDSRQVSYADLLEVFWQNIDPTSLNSQFADYGTQYRTAVFYLSEEQREQAENSKAGMEQSGLFSGPIVTEIVPASEFYPAEEDHQKYYKKAPRAYEQYKTRSGRAGYLRKTWDK, encoded by the coding sequence ATGAAAAGACTGATTCTCGGGCTCATGGTTTTAACTTTGACATGGCACATAGGCACCCCGGCAGGGGCGCAACCAGAACGAGGTGTTTGGGTGGAAAAGGCCATCTTTGCCGGCGGATGCTTCTGGTGCATGCAGCCGCCTTATGATGAAATCCCCGGAGTTCTTTCGACAACAGTCGGATACACCGGAGGCGATCTTCCGGATCCCTCCTATGAACAGGTTTGTACCGGAAAAACCGGACATGCCGAGGCCGTGGAGATTGAGTATGATTCCCGCCAAGTCAGTTATGCGGACTTGCTGGAGGTTTTTTGGCAAAATATCGACCCCACCTCGCTCAACAGCCAGTTCGCGGATTACGGCACGCAGTACCGGACCGCCGTCTTCTACCTTTCGGAAGAACAGCGGGAACAGGCGGAGAACTCCAAAGCCGGGATGGAGCAATCCGGTCTCTTTAGCGGGCCTATCGTGACCGAGATTGTGCCTGCGAGTGAATTTTATCCGGCTGAAGAAGACCACCAGAAGTACTACAAAAAAGCCCCCAGGGCTTACGAACAATATAAAACCAGATCAGGCAGGGCCGGCTACTTGCGTAAGACCTGGGACAAATGA
- a CDS encoding NADP-dependent oxidoreductase: MRAIQLQRFGDPQVLCVEELPVPSPNPEQVLIKVHAAGLNPIDWKTRRGLGFAARHIEKALPWTPGYDLAGEIVACGAAVTEFRAGQAVFGMAGFPFGGGAHAEFALAEAPELCLKPPDLSFSEAAGAPLAALTAYQALFDEGQCGQGQRVLILAAAGGVGHLAVQLARDAKACVIATASEKNRGFVLSLGAFEFVDYTSGPLAKSVGGVDLVLDAVGGQTGVEALACLKPGGRLVTLPTASAAEILNSVQDRDLSVRGMTVRPNSSQLKRLAGFLARKELRVSVQGEYDFQKVCAAHEELEKGHVRGKLVLKM; the protein is encoded by the coding sequence ATGCGGGCAATACAGCTGCAGAGATTTGGAGACCCGCAGGTCCTTTGCGTTGAGGAACTTCCTGTCCCGTCCCCCAATCCCGAACAAGTCCTCATCAAAGTCCATGCCGCGGGCCTCAATCCCATCGACTGGAAGACCCGCCGGGGTCTTGGCTTTGCGGCCCGGCACATTGAAAAGGCGCTTCCCTGGACCCCCGGCTATGACCTGGCAGGAGAGATCGTGGCCTGCGGCGCCGCCGTCACTGAATTCCGGGCCGGGCAGGCTGTCTTTGGAATGGCGGGCTTTCCTTTTGGAGGAGGAGCCCATGCCGAATTCGCCCTGGCCGAAGCCCCGGAGCTCTGTCTCAAACCCCCTGATCTGAGCTTTTCCGAGGCTGCAGGCGCCCCGCTCGCGGCTCTCACTGCTTACCAGGCCCTGTTTGATGAAGGCCAGTGCGGCCAGGGCCAGCGCGTTTTGATCCTGGCCGCGGCAGGGGGAGTCGGGCACCTGGCCGTGCAGTTGGCCCGGGACGCAAAAGCCTGCGTCATTGCCACGGCATCGGAGAAAAATCGCGGGTTTGTCTTGAGTCTGGGCGCCTTCGAGTTCGTGGACTACACAAGCGGCCCGCTCGCCAAATCCGTGGGCGGGGTGGATCTTGTATTGGATGCAGTGGGGGGACAGACCGGCGTTGAAGCGCTGGCCTGCCTCAAACCCGGAGGACGCCTGGTCACCTTGCCCACGGCCTCGGCTGCGGAGATTTTGAATTCGGTACAAGACCGGGATCTGAGCGTGCGCGGCATGACTGTGCGTCCGAACAGTTCCCAACTGAAGCGGCTGGCGGGTTTTCTGGCCCGGAAGGAGTTGCGGGTAAGCGTGCAAGGCGAGTATGATTTTCAGAAGGTGTGTGCCGCCCACGAAGAGCTGGAAAAAGGACACGTGCGCGGAAAACTCGTCCTCAAGATGTAA
- a CDS encoding methyltransferase domain-containing protein has product MKQWYESLFENYAHKYDKECFVQGTAGECDFIEQEISRDKSLKIIDIGCGTGRHAIELTQRGYKVTGVDLSESQLARAREKAKAAGLTINFQKHDARALPFDGEFDLAIMLCEGGFSLMETDEMNFAILKSAAKSLNGRGKLIFTTLNGLFPLFHSVKEFYESQQKEGQSQCKNCSFDLMTLRDHNTTVIEDDSGNKKELKCNERYYVPSEITWLLKTLGFKKIDIFGSKLGAYSRNDKLTTGDFEMLVIAEK; this is encoded by the coding sequence ATGAAACAATGGTATGAATCATTATTTGAGAACTATGCCCACAAATACGACAAAGAATGCTTTGTTCAGGGCACTGCGGGCGAGTGCGACTTTATTGAGCAGGAGATTAGCCGTGATAAATCCTTAAAGATCATCGACATCGGTTGCGGCACCGGCCGCCACGCTATCGAGCTGACACAAAGAGGGTATAAAGTGACAGGCGTTGACCTTTCCGAGTCACAGCTTGCAAGGGCGCGGGAGAAAGCTAAAGCGGCAGGTTTGACAATCAATTTCCAGAAGCATGACGCGCGGGCCCTTCCATTTGACGGCGAATTCGATCTGGCCATTATGCTATGCGAAGGCGGGTTTTCTCTGATGGAAACAGATGAAATGAACTTCGCGATCCTCAAGAGCGCGGCCAAGTCTTTGAACGGCCGGGGCAAGCTCATTTTCACCACATTAAACGGGTTGTTCCCGCTGTTTCATTCGGTCAAGGAATTCTATGAGTCACAGCAAAAAGAAGGGCAGTCTCAGTGTAAAAACTGTTCCTTTGATTTGATGACCTTGCGTGATCATAACACCACAGTCATTGAGGACGATTCTGGCAATAAAAAGGAACTTAAGTGTAACGAGCGTTATTACGTACCAAGCGAAATAACATGGCTTTTGAAGACGCTTGGATTCAAAAAGATCGATATCTTCGGCTCGAAGCTCGGGGCATATTCACGAAACGACAAGCTGACTACCGGCGACTTCGAAATGCTCGTTATCGCAGAGAAGTAA
- the miaB gene encoding tRNA (N6-isopentenyl adenosine(37)-C2)-methylthiotransferase MiaB, translating to MNERDSEEILAGLIARGYARVDLPETADLILMNTCSVREHAEDRVWGKLGQLRYLKEERPHTIFGLLGCMAQAHQAEIRKKLPHVDLVCGPGEIQRIPGYVEELRESRNGGPKLRTEFARDLDAPSGFDYRTHPFKAFVTIMEGCNKTCAYCLIPYTRGKERCRAPQSVLAEVRSLVQRGYKEITLLGQNVNSYGKFLEPKTDFADLLRQVAALDAPERIRFTTSHPWDAVPRMYEAMRDCPNICPHLHLPAQSGADTTLKRMRRGYTREKFLDQVQQLRATVPGLALTTDIIVGFPGETAEEFQETVSLMEEVRFDSAFVFKYSPRPHSPAAEVPDDVPQALKEDRNRILLDLQREISREIYLSRIGTIEEVLVEERSKKGQLFGRTPDHKNVAFDGPDDWMGQTLRVRIDDATPNTLIGSPVE from the coding sequence ATGAACGAGCGGGATTCGGAGGAAATCCTCGCAGGGTTGATTGCGCGCGGATATGCGCGCGTCGACCTGCCCGAAACCGCGGATCTCATCCTGATGAACACCTGCTCGGTGCGCGAACACGCCGAAGATCGAGTCTGGGGGAAGCTCGGCCAGCTCAGGTACCTCAAAGAGGAACGGCCGCACACAATCTTCGGTTTGCTGGGCTGTATGGCCCAGGCCCATCAAGCCGAAATCCGGAAAAAGCTCCCGCATGTAGATTTGGTTTGCGGGCCGGGGGAAATCCAGCGCATTCCCGGTTATGTCGAGGAGCTGCGGGAATCGCGCAACGGCGGACCCAAACTCCGGACCGAATTTGCCCGGGATCTGGACGCCCCCTCAGGTTTTGATTACCGGACCCACCCCTTCAAAGCCTTTGTCACGATCATGGAAGGCTGCAATAAGACTTGCGCTTATTGCCTGATTCCCTACACGCGGGGCAAGGAGCGCTGTCGCGCGCCTCAAAGTGTGTTGGCCGAAGTCCGGTCCTTGGTCCAAAGGGGGTATAAGGAAATCACCTTGCTGGGCCAAAATGTGAATTCCTACGGCAAATTCCTGGAACCTAAAACCGATTTTGCGGATCTCCTGCGCCAGGTTGCCGCTTTAGACGCCCCTGAACGCATCCGCTTTACAACCAGCCACCCCTGGGATGCGGTGCCGCGCATGTACGAGGCCATGCGGGACTGTCCCAATATCTGCCCGCACCTCCACCTGCCCGCGCAATCCGGGGCCGACACCACGCTCAAGCGCATGCGCCGGGGTTATACCCGGGAAAAGTTTCTCGACCAAGTCCAACAACTCCGGGCCACTGTGCCGGGGCTGGCTCTCACCACCGATATCATTGTGGGCTTTCCCGGCGAGACGGCGGAAGAGTTCCAAGAGACTGTTTCCCTGATGGAAGAGGTGCGCTTTGACAGCGCCTTTGTCTTTAAATACAGCCCGCGCCCCCATTCCCCGGCAGCGGAGGTCCCGGATGACGTGCCTCAGGCCCTGAAGGAAGACCGTAACCGGATCCTCCTGGATTTGCAGCGGGAGATTTCGCGGGAGATTTACCTGAGCCGGATCGGTACAATAGAGGAAGTGCTGGTGGAGGAGCGTTCCAAAAAGGGGCAGCTCTTTGGCCGGACCCCGGATCACAAGAATGTGGCTTTTGACGGCCCGGATGACTGGATGGGCCAAACCCTTCGAGTTCGTATTGACGATGCCACTCCCAACACCCTTATCGGCTCTCCGGTTGAGTAA